The proteins below come from a single Pseudarthrobacter sp. SSS035 genomic window:
- a CDS encoding MBL fold metallo-hydrolase gives MSLRIERLVTSGTFSLDGGTWDVDNNVWIVGNDEECVVIDPAHDAKAVAGAVGGRKLKAILLTHGHDDHIRSVGDFWDLVQAPIHLHRDDWMLWHSVFPDVEPDVAIKHGDVIEVAGASLTALHTPGHSPGSVSFHLADGPDGEGSLFSGDTLFQGGPGATGRSYSDFPTIIESIRTWLLPLPAETVVRTGHGDSTTIGAEAPHLDEWIARGH, from the coding sequence GTGAGCCTCCGGATCGAGCGGCTCGTCACGTCCGGGACATTCTCGCTCGACGGCGGCACCTGGGATGTGGACAACAACGTCTGGATCGTGGGCAACGATGAGGAATGCGTGGTGATCGACCCCGCGCACGACGCCAAGGCCGTTGCCGGCGCCGTCGGTGGCCGGAAGCTCAAGGCGATCCTGCTGACCCACGGCCACGACGACCACATCCGTTCAGTAGGTGACTTCTGGGACCTCGTCCAGGCCCCGATCCACCTCCACCGGGACGACTGGATGCTGTGGCACAGCGTCTTCCCTGACGTGGAACCCGATGTCGCCATCAAGCACGGCGACGTCATTGAGGTGGCGGGGGCCAGCCTGACGGCCCTGCACACGCCCGGGCACTCGCCCGGCTCGGTGTCCTTCCACCTGGCTGACGGGCCCGACGGCGAGGGCTCGCTCTTCAGCGGGGACACCCTGTTCCAGGGCGGCCCCGGCGCCACGGGCAGGTCTTACAGCGATTTCCCCACCATCATCGAGTCGATCCGGACGTGGCTGCTCCCGCTCCCGGCCGAAACGGTGGTCCGGACCGGCCACGGCGACAGCACCACCATCGGAGCCGAAGCCCCGCACCTGGACGAATGGATCGCCCGGGGCCACTAA